From Bacillus sp. 2205SS5-2, a single genomic window includes:
- a CDS encoding ABC transporter permease subunit, with amino-acid sequence MSVFKYFRFWIPVLIIGGLIVGSFLVPIVYPDFEESEHPYLRDSETSKIIARAPYSPSEMPPIGSDKLGRSQFLLLMDGAKYTLLSALAIALFRMIGGFISGLFYAFMPGWFRSGFKGLWDTFNFIPLAIIGFILLYPLQIQFEDGGLPSIKFLLIEIAVISIMVIPSLGMYVGQGMNDYLKHEFIVASRQMGASRFHLIRKHLLPHFSRHSVVMFSEQVSQTLVLLIQLGILHICLGGLRTDVFGFTDIPAYFSVTNEWAATISININQVFIRPYLVLSPLFFFAIAIYCVNEISSVLRIVLIGGNPVGMKQVSKKKKQLTKTGELEPEKEEFTLINNKADKAC; translated from the coding sequence ATGAGTGTCTTCAAGTATTTTCGTTTTTGGATACCCGTTCTTATCATTGGGGGTCTGATTGTCGGGAGCTTTTTAGTTCCTATCGTCTATCCTGACTTTGAAGAATCCGAACACCCCTATTTACGAGATTCTGAAACTAGCAAAATCATCGCTAGAGCGCCTTACTCCCCTTCCGAAATGCCTCCAATTGGAAGCGATAAGCTGGGGAGAAGCCAATTTCTTCTCCTGATGGATGGTGCTAAGTATACCTTGCTATCGGCTTTAGCAATTGCCCTTTTCCGAATGATTGGCGGTTTTATTTCCGGTCTCTTCTACGCTTTCATGCCCGGCTGGTTTCGCTCAGGATTCAAAGGACTGTGGGATACCTTTAACTTTATCCCGCTCGCCATCATTGGTTTCATACTCTTATATCCCCTTCAAATACAATTCGAAGATGGTGGTCTTCCATCAATTAAGTTTCTCCTGATTGAAATTGCTGTCATTTCAATCATGGTGATCCCTTCTCTAGGAATGTATGTCGGGCAAGGAATGAATGACTACCTGAAACATGAATTTATTGTGGCATCCCGTCAGATGGGAGCAAGTCGTTTTCACCTGATTCGAAAGCATTTGCTGCCTCACTTTAGCCGCCATTCGGTGGTAATGTTCTCAGAACAGGTGTCACAAACTCTGGTCCTATTAATCCAACTCGGTATTCTCCATATCTGCCTAGGTGGACTGAGAACTGATGTATTTGGGTTCACGGACATTCCTGCCTATTTTTCGGTAACAAACGAATGGGCTGCGACTATCAGTATCAATATCAATCAAGTCTTTATCAGACCCTATCTAGTATTGAGTCCCCTGTTTTTCTTTGCTATAGCAATTTATTGCGTGAATGAAATCAGTTCTGTTCTCCGTATTGTCCTTATCGGGGGAAATCCAGTCGGTATGAAACAGGTAAGCAAGAAAAAGAAACAACTCACAAAAACGGGTGAACTTGAACCCGAAAAAGAGGAATTTACTTTGATCAACAATAAAGCAGACAAAGCATGTTAA
- a CDS encoding ABC transporter permease subunit — translation MKQFLWIPVQFLLTCTGLFLFSAAGSLLMYDNELVIHLAKYLHTLKQIFHDVLHPGSIFISIEEGEKIYPLFPMFFKLFGYSFLLLTAAFIIAVVVSAITSYLFMFLPRWAYRICMRILDLFDSLPDVMIVVLLQLFIIWFFKRTDILLFDIYKLGEDKIYVLPIFCLSILPIVFLTKHFLFQIREEKDRPYVEYSFSKGFSKAYTLWVHLFRNVWIQFYYHIKPIFLLMLSNLLIIEILFNINGFMVVMLTTATIEPSAFFIGMLMVFVPFFILFNLGRILIAKTVGGEMEI, via the coding sequence TTGAAGCAGTTTTTATGGATCCCTGTTCAGTTTCTACTAACTTGTACAGGACTTTTTTTATTCAGCGCGGCCGGTTCTTTGCTTATGTACGATAATGAGCTTGTTATTCATCTAGCAAAGTACCTACATACCCTAAAGCAAATTTTCCATGATGTTTTACATCCTGGCTCTATTTTTATCAGTATCGAGGAAGGAGAAAAGATATACCCCCTATTTCCAATGTTTTTTAAATTGTTCGGGTACTCCTTCCTTCTCCTGACAGCGGCGTTTATTATAGCGGTGGTCGTTTCAGCAATTACGAGTTATTTGTTCATGTTTCTTCCAAGATGGGCATACCGGATTTGCATGCGTATTCTTGACTTGTTTGACTCCCTTCCAGATGTCATGATCGTTGTACTTTTACAATTATTTATCATTTGGTTTTTCAAAAGAACAGACATTCTTCTCTTCGATATTTATAAACTGGGCGAAGACAAGATTTATGTCTTACCGATCTTTTGCCTGTCTATTTTGCCGATTGTCTTTCTTACAAAACACTTTCTGTTTCAAATACGAGAAGAAAAGGACAGGCCGTATGTGGAGTACTCCTTTTCCAAAGGATTTTCGAAAGCCTATACCCTATGGGTCCATCTATTCCGGAATGTGTGGATTCAATTTTACTACCATATCAAGCCGATTTTCCTATTGATGCTTTCGAATTTGCTGATTATTGAAATCTTGTTCAATATTAATGGGTTTATGGTTGTGATGCTCACCACAGCCACAATTGAACCAAGCGCCTTTTTCATCGGTATGCTCATGGTTTTTGTTCCGTTTTTCATTCTGTTCAACCTTGGGAGGATTTTAATTGCCAAAACAGTAGGAGGGGAGATGGAAATATGA